Proteins co-encoded in one Brassica rapa cultivar Chiifu-401-42 chromosome A02, CAAS_Brap_v3.01, whole genome shotgun sequence genomic window:
- the LOC103850822 gene encoding protein LATERAL ROOT PRIMORDIUM 1, whose translation MSDSGAFTDWTAAATTTTSSRATEDLSLGFNAGPAVVHGGLASASAAAAGVPSWPPGSSVRYGLPSAAATEMGMVGLRDVYLVAPAYHHHQNVGLVSGSDQINSNAAAASLGVGVIPLLTAAPAQQQHQNVEDTDINFVGNSRRWQHNDSSNNQTEYLHFKSTTVASTSNNSGSGSAGTATCQDCGNQAKKECKQRRCRTCCKSRGFDCSTHVKSTWVSAARRRERQVMPTTAGSSPSTSSGTKKPRIAGAQQQATSHTSTSNTPPQSFDTSSSQKDGGSREAWPGQVRAAAVFKCVKVTAMEDGGDEYAYQAVVKIGGHIFKGFLYDQGLEPKEGFPNMSDLHLGGGASNHNVVSASQPILDPPNVYGGGGGAGAGFYS comes from the exons ATGTCGGATTCCGGTGCCTTCACGGACTGGACGGCGGCGGCAACGACGACGACATCTTCCCGCGCCACCGAGGATCTATCTCTTGGTTTCAATGCTGGTCCCGCCGTTGTCCACGGTGGTTTAGCCTCAGcttccgccgccgccgccggcGTTCCATCATGGCCTCCTGGATCCTCTGTCCGGTACGGCCTCCCGTCGGCGGCGGCGACTGAGATGGGCATGGTCGGTTTAAGAGACGTCTACCTTGTTGCTCCGGCGTACCACCACCACCAGAACGTTGGACTTGTATCTGGATCCGATCAGATTAATAGTAATGCAGCGGCGGCTTCGCTCGGCGTCGGAGTTATTCCTCTTCTCACAGCGGCTCCGGCGCAGCAGCAGCATCAAAACGTGGAAGACACCGACATTAACTTCGTCGGAAACAGCCGGCGATGGCAGCACAATGACAGCAGCAACAACCAGACGGAGTATCTTCACTTCAAGAGTACGACGGTGGCCTCGACTTCGAACAACTCGGGGTCGGGCTCAGCGGGAACCGCCACGTGTCAAGACTGTGGTAACCAGGCCAAGAAAGAGTGTAAGCAGAGGCGGTGCAGGACGTGCTGCAAGAGCCGTGGCTTTGATTGTTCGACTCACGTGAAGAGCACGTGGGTCTCTGCGGCTCGTAGGAGAGAGAGGCAGGTCATGCCCACAACGGCTGGCTCGTCTCCGTCGACCTCCTCAGGGACCAAGAAGCCGAGGATCGCCGGGGCTCAACAACAAGCCACTTCTCATACTTCAACTTCTAACACGCCTCCTCAAAGTTTCGATACTAGCTCCAGCCAAAAAG ACGGAGGGTCAAGAGAAGCGTGGCCGGGACAAGTTAGGGCCGCAGCGGTGTTCAAGTGTGTGAAAGTGACGGCAATGGAGGACGGGGGCGACGAGTACGCTTACCAGGCGGTGGTGAAAATCGGTGGACATATCTTTAAAGGCTTCTTGTATGATCAAGGGCTTGAACCTAAAGAAGGTTTTCCTAATATGTCGGATTTGCATTTAGGTGGGGGAGCCAGTAACCACAACGTTGTGTCTGCCTCGCAGCCTATTCTCGACCCGCCAAATGtctatggtggtggtggtggtgcagGCGCTGGGTTTTACAGTTAA